The Thalassophryne amazonica chromosome 13, fThaAma1.1, whole genome shotgun sequence genome window below encodes:
- the wipf1b gene encoding WAS/WASL-interacting protein family member 1, with amino-acid sequence MPAPPPPPPPGPPPPPTLALANTEKPNLNRSEQQGRNALLSDICKGAKLKKAVTNDRSGPVLDKPKGGGGGGGGGGGGGFGGGAPAGLGGLFQGGMPKLRSAANRDTNDSAPSRCPVLPPGGRSSGPSPFTGGGVSAGPPKLPSAPAGFRGNVPDLPKGRPNFSSRPDTPGGPPPPVPNTPRPNQNFPSRGGMAPPSIPAAPRPAPASGPTPPSLPSGRHGPLPPPPVGSSAGPRPGFSSLPPPPTNGSRPPLPPAPGGRPPLPDDRPPPPPAPAGGHRPAMPRDMPPPPPSVNSKPSSFSSSSRSSAGGGAPPLPPGRPGPPPLPPTPTGGDDHSTPRLPQRNLSLNSHSPAPSHGRAGPLPPPPNERPPSLGRNQTSGRTGPLPPPPPTGRSVAPGSVRSTQAPSPIGRPGPEPPRGGPGGRPPLPPDRPGIGSAPPPPPPPMGNGFQNSHHQIQDEWESRFTFHPVSDLPPPEPYMPFQKTYPSKATKTDGRGSGKKERGAPPLPPIPR; translated from the exons ATGCCAGCACCGCCTCCCCCTCCACCCCCAGGCCCTCCCCCTCCTCCCACCTTGGCCCTG GCCAATACAGAGAAACCAAATCTAAACCGCTCAGAGCAGCAAGGAAGGAACGCGCTGTTATCTGACATTTGTAAAGGTGCCAAACTAAAGAAAGCCGTCACCAATGACCGCAGTGGACCTGTACTGGACA AACCcaaaggaggtggaggaggaggaggaggaggaggaggtggaggttttGGTGGCGGAGCTCCTGCTGGTTTGGGAGGCCTGTTCCAGGGAGGAATGCCAAAACTGAGGTCTGCAGCAAACAGAGACACCAACG ACTCGGCACCCAGCCGATGCCCGGTGCTCCCGCCAGGAGGCCGCTCCTCTGGCCCAAGCCCATTCACTGGTGGTGGAGTCTCTGCCGGCCCTCCTAAGCTCCCTTCAGCACCTGCTGGTTTTCGTGGTAATGTGCCAGACCTCCCGAAGGGTCGCCCTAATTTCTCATCGAGACCAGACACTCCAGGAGGTCCTCCACCTCCCGTACCAAACACCCCTCGACCAAACCAGAACTTTCCCTCACGTGGAGGCATGGCTCCACCCTCCATCCCTGCAGCACCCAGACCTGCTCCAGCATCTGGACCTACACCTCCCAGTCTTCCATCAGGGAGGCATGGACCTCTGCCTCCACCACCCGTAGGCTCCTCAGCCGGGCCGAGACCAGGTTTTTCTTCACTTCCTCCTCCACCAACAAATGGTAGTCGGCCACCTTTACCACCTGCTCCTGGAGGAAGACCCCCACTTCCTGATGACCGCCCCCCTCCACCTCCAGCTCCTGCGGGAGGACATCGGCCAGCTATGCCCCGCGATATgccccctcctcctccttctgtCAACTCCAAGCCTTCCTCCTTTTCTTCATCCTCTCGTTCTTCAGCTGGTGGCGGAGCACCTCCTCTCCCGCCAGGTCGACCAGGCCCACCTCCTCTCCCACCCACGCCAACTGGAGGGGATGACCATAGTACCCCTAGACTACCCCAAAGGAACCTCTCTCTCAACAG CCATTCTCCAGCACCCTCACATGGGCGGGCAGGGCCCCTGCCTCCGCCGCCCAATGAGAGACCGCCTTCTTTGGGAAGGAACCAGACTTCAGGGCGAACAG GCCCGCTCCCTCCACCTCCTCCCACAGGTCGCAGTGTGGCCCCAGGCAGCGTGAGGTCAACACAGGCTCCTTCTCCTATTGGTCGGCCAGGCCCGGAGCCACCTCGCGGTGGACCTGGTGGTAGACCGCCCCTCCCTCCAGACAGGCCCGGGATAGGAAGTGCTCCCCCTCCTCCACCACCACCCATGGGTAACGGCTTCCAAAACTCTCATCACCAAATACAGG ATGAGTGGGAGAGTCGCTTTACTTTCCACCCAGTGTCAGACCTTCCTCCCCCTGAGCCCTACATGCCTTTCCAGAAAACGTACCCCAGCAAAGCCACCAAGACTGACGGCAGAG gTTCAGGTAAAAAAGAGAGAGgggctcctcctcttcctcctataCCCAGGTGA